The Borreliella afzelii nucleotide sequence GGAATTAGAAGAGGTTAGAAGTAGCTTAAGAGCTAAAATAAAAATAAAAGAGGGTAATGTTGAAAAAAATAAAGATATTGTAAAAATTAGTGATATTAAAGAAGATTTAGAAAAAATAAAAGATAAACTAGAAGAACTAAAAAAATATCTTCAAAGTAGTGCTAATAAAGAGGAAATTCAGAAACTTGTAAAATGTTTAATTGATCCATATAGTGAAGGTTGTCAATAGTAAATAAAAAGAATTAATACATTAAAGGTAAATAAATTATTATTTAAGGTTCTTTTGATAAAGTAAATGTTTTTTAAAATATAAATTATTAAGAACAAGACCATCAATTAGTCTTGTTCTTATTTATGAGCATTAAGTTCGCTAAAATGTTTGGTTAAAGTTTTATATTAAACATTTTTCAGCAGTTATTGTATTTCCTCCTTTGCTAAAATTTTAGCATATATATGTAAGGAAATTATAAGTTTATGTTAATAAGTGAAAAGGTGTTGTTTAGATATTATGTTTTTGCTATATTATTATATAGATAATATGCATGCTAATAAAGTTTCAGATTTTTATGATAATTTAGATAAGGAAACAAAAAAGGAAATACATAATCTCTATAGAACCACCCAACCAACCCTGGGGCAAAAAAGACGAATATATAGCACTTATGAAGCAATACAAGAATACAAAAGAAAAACTGGTAAAAGTATTAATGAAATAGTAAATGACATTGTAAAGCCTACAAAAAAATTTATTAAAGACGTTCTAAAGGATAAATGTGTAATAGACAATGTAATAGACAAACATAAAAATTCCCAAAATATTAAGGTTGATTTTAGCTATAGGGAAGAAATGCT carries:
- a CDS encoding DUF643 domain-containing protein, whose amino-acid sequence is MFLLYYYIDNMHANKVSDFYDNLDKETKKEIHNLYRTTQPTLGQKRRIYSTYEAIQEYKRKTGKSINEIVNDIVKPTKKFIKDVLKDKCVIDNVIDKHKNSQNIKVDFSYREEMLEECLVKLGEDKSATFLLYVHSILDNMNQEILNPESLLVINPFIDTLFTSMHYYDKGIFTSNNLIKRIKKFLKHMEPSFIKM